The genomic stretch TGCACTCTACTCAGGCCCGCGGCTGGCCGAGAAACTCCTTCTCAAACTGCTCCAGGATGGCCAGCGGGCAGTGATAAGACTCTCCGTCGCTCGGGTACCGGCCTTCCACAATGTCATCCTTAAACCTCGAAATGGCCTCGTGCAACGTCTGGCGAAGGTCCGCATAAGGCCGGACAAATTTTGCCGGAGGTTGGAAGGCGAGCCCGGCAAGATCATGGAACACCAGCACCTGACCGTCGCAATCGGGACCTGCCCCGATGCCGATCGTCGGGATGCGAAGCCGGCGCGTGATCATCGCCGCCAGTTCACGCGGGACCGCCTCCAGCACCAGGGCGAAAACGCCGGCATCTTCCAGCGCCTGCGCATCCGCAAAAAGCTCATTGGCCGATTCCAAGGTGCGGCCCTGGACGGCGTATCCACCCAACCGGTTTACCGACTGGGGCGTGAGGCCGATGTGGCCCATGACAGGGATTTCCGCATTCGCCATGCGGCGGACCAGGCGGGCGCGCTTTCTGCCGCCTTCGATCTTAATGGCTTCGGCGCCGCCCTGCTTGATGAAACGCAGACTCGTCCGCAACGTGTCCCTCTCGCCCAGGTGGTAGGAGCCGTAAGGCAGATCTGCTACCAGCAGGGCCCGACGTACGCCCCTGCGCACGGCCCGCAAATGATGAAGCATTTCGTCACTGCTGACGGGCACAGTGGAGTCGTAGCCCAGCACCACCTGGGCCAGCGTGTCGCCAACCAGAAGAACATCAATCCCCGCCTCGTCCACCAGCCGCGCGGTCGGATAGTCATATGCGGTGAGACAGGTGATTTTTTCGCCTCGAAGTTTCCGCTCAAGAATGATCGGAACGGTAACCTTGCTCACAGCCTGTGATTTCGGGTCCATGGCAGTACCTCCTTATCCGAAATTCAACGCTCCGCACAGTGATGTGCATGCGCCTTGGAAACAAAAAACCTCTCGGTCGCAGCCCGGTTTCTCCTGCGCAAGCATTGAGCGGCGCGGGAAACTCCGCATCGGGCTGTCAATGGACCGAGAGGGTCGAAAACGCCTGGATTCCAGTCCGCAGCGCCATCCTGCACAGGGCATCTGCGGCCTGTGTTACAGCCGACGACCGTCTCAGTCCGCAGAAGCGGATCCAAGCGGCAAAAAATACTGCGTGCCCCGGACCGGCTGGGTCAGCCGGTGGAGCAACTGCTTCAAATCTTCGTTCCGGTCGACAAAGTCGATCTCGGACGTTTCAATCACCAGCAGGTTGCTCGATCGATAGCGGAAGAAGAAGTGCTCATAGGCGTTTACAACAGCCTCGAGATACTCTTCTGAGATGCGGCTCTCAAACGGAATTTTCTTCTTCTCAATCCGCTTCTTGAGCATCTCCGGTTTCGCCTGTAAGTATATCACCAGATCGGGGACCGGTACCTGCTCGGCAAAGATCTGATAATACTGCTCGTAAAGTCGCAGTTCCGCATCGCTCAGGTTGAGATAGGCAAAGATTTTGTCCTTCTCAAATATGTAATCGCTTACCACGACGTGATTGGCTGAAGCCGAAACATCAAGCGCGCGAAACTGGCGAAACCGCTCCAGCAGAAAATACATCTGGCTGCTAAACGCTGCACCGGGCTTCTCGCTGTAAAAAGCCTCGAGAAACGGGTTGTCGTCCACATCGCGCATGCGGTCCGCCCGCAGTTGGTTGGCAAGGATGTCCGCGAGGGTGGTTTTCCCAACGCGGACCGGGCCTTCAACCGCGATGAAGCGCGGCCTTTCGTATGCGGGCGATTTAACCACGTGCAATCCCTCGATGAATTCAGGCGGGCCGCTGCTGGCAAACCGGCCATGGCCCGAAACACTTTGCTGATGAAATGGGTCCGTCTATCTTCGATGCCCCAGGCAGACTCTCGCGGCGCTGGCATACTCTCATGGGCCGCTCTCGGCGTCCTGCGGATCGATGCGAATCACCTGGCTGGAGTCTGGCGTTTCATTCAGCATTTCCATCACCGTTCGCTCGGTCACAGGATGCCGGAGGCCGGCATCGAGTTCCCGCAGCGGCGCCAGAACAAATTTTCGCCCGGCCATTCTCTCATGCGGAATAGTCAGGGCCGCCGAACGGACCACGACATTTTCATAGAGCAGGATGTCGATGTCAATCTTGCGCGGCCCCTTGTTGATGGCCCTCCGCCGCCCCAGGTCGCGTTCCACCTTCTGAACAGCCTTCAGCAGTTGCAAAGGCAGAAGCTCTGTTTCAACTTCCGCCGCACAATTTACAAACCACGGTTGCTGCCGGAACTCCACCGGCTCGGTGCGGTAGAACGAGGACACCCGTCGGACCTGGATGCCCGCCGCGCCCAGCGCATCAAGCGCCCCTTTGATATTCCCGGACCGGTCGCCGAGATTGGAGCCCAAAGAAAGAAACACTCGCTTCATGAGTTGGCATTCAGGTTGCGCGCCTGCCTTGCCCTAGGTTTCAAACAATCCCTGCGATCGCCCTGGCATCGGCATTTTCAAGTGCCGATACGCCGGCTCGTTAGCCATGCGCCCGCTCCGTGTCCGGCTGACGAAACCGAGCTGGAGCAGGTAGGGCTCAACCATATCAACCAGGGTGTCTACTTCTTCATTCAAAGTTGCGGCCATCGCCTCCACGCCCACCGGCCCTCCCTTGTAGAGCCGGATGATGGTGGAGAGGAAGTTCCGGTCGAGTTCATCCAGACCCCGTTCATCCACGCCTTCCAGCGTCAGCGCCTGGCAGGCCACTTCCGGCGTGATGGCGCCGTCCGACTTGACGTCAGCATAATCCCGAACGCGTCGCAGCAGGCGGTTGGCGATGCGCGGCGTGCCCCGCGCCCGCTGGGCGATTTCTGTAGCTCCCGCGTCGTCGATGGGGACTTCCAGGATTTGAGCCGAACGCAGGATGATCGTCTTCAGGTCTTCAACAGGGTAAAACTCCAGGTGGAAGAAGAGGCCGAAGCGGTTCCGCAGGGGAGCGGAGAGGCTCCCGGCCCGCGTGGTTGCCCCCACCAGGGTGAATCGCTTCAGCGGAACGTTGATCGTCTTGGCGAACATTCCCTTGTCCACAACGAAGTCAACCTTGAAATCC from Terriglobia bacterium encodes the following:
- the panB gene encoding 3-methyl-2-oxobutanoate hydroxymethyltransferase encodes the protein MDPKSQAVSKVTVPIILERKLRGEKITCLTAYDYPTARLVDEAGIDVLLVGDTLAQVVLGYDSTVPVSSDEMLHHLRAVRRGVRRALLVADLPYGSYHLGERDTLRTSLRFIKQGGAEAIKIEGGRKRARLVRRMANAEIPVMGHIGLTPQSVNRLGGYAVQGRTLESANELFADAQALEDAGVFALVLEAVPRELAAMITRRLRIPTIGIGAGPDCDGQVLVFHDLAGLAFQPPAKFVRPYADLRQTLHEAISRFKDDIVEGRYPSDGESYHCPLAILEQFEKEFLGQPRA
- a CDS encoding deoxynucleoside kinase — its product is MVKSPAYERPRFIAVEGPVRVGKTTLADILANQLRADRMRDVDDNPFLEAFYSEKPGAAFSSQMYFLLERFRQFRALDVSASANHVVVSDYIFEKDKIFAYLNLSDAELRLYEQYYQIFAEQVPVPDLVIYLQAKPEMLKKRIEKKKIPFESRISEEYLEAVVNAYEHFFFRYRSSNLLVIETSEIDFVDRNEDLKQLLHRLTQPVRGTQYFLPLGSASAD
- the folK gene encoding 2-amino-4-hydroxy-6-hydroxymethyldihydropteridine diphosphokinase; this encodes MKRVFLSLGSNLGDRSGNIKGALDALGAAGIQVRRVSSFYRTEPVEFRQQPWFVNCAAEVETELLPLQLLKAVQKVERDLGRRRAINKGPRKIDIDILLYENVVVRSAALTIPHERMAGRKFVLAPLRELDAGLRHPVTERTVMEMLNETPDSSQVIRIDPQDAESGP
- the ruvB gene encoding Holliday junction branch migration DNA helicase RuvB, yielding MSRVRLVSPDLISQDEESFNQTLRPPSLEQYVGQRKIVEKLSIALQAARQRSESAEHTLLYGPPGLGKTTLAHIIANSMGAKIVTTSGPALERTGDLMGILTNLGEGDILFIDEIHRLPVNIEEFLYPAMEDFKVDFVVDKGMFAKTINVPLKRFTLVGATTRAGSLSAPLRNRFGLFFHLEFYPVEDLKTIILRSAQILEVPIDDAGATEIAQRARGTPRIANRLLRRVRDYADVKSDGAITPEVACQALTLEGVDERGLDELDRNFLSTIIRLYKGGPVGVEAMAATLNEEVDTLVDMVEPYLLQLGFVSRTRSGRMANEPAYRHLKMPMPGRSQGLFET